Proteins encoded in a region of the Qingrenia yutianensis genome:
- a CDS encoding AAA family ATPase: protein MKTTKIKIRNLFGISETELDGKSIEITGTNGVGKTSVIDAVRYALTNSSNRDYILKKGENEGEILIETDTGLYINRKKRSGQADYKSVKENWKEINSPESFLQKLFTPLQIDPVAFTQMTKNEQNRVILDLIEFDWDLNWIKEKFGEIPENVNYEQNILQVLSDIQSEKGDYFQRRQNINRDMRNKLAFIEDLAKDIPENYDADYWENYDLSGAYKKLAEINAENGKITRAKTFLDGYNGKMRGIEAEKEIAISREEKAINDERTSLLSGIERMKAEIRASEEKLGGLETKLADKKALIESRFSESVAKLDADTRIANEYASKTVADTTELEDEINEADAMKSHISDYRRIVQLRSETDELKKQSDSLTAKIELARTLPGEILQTATIPVEGLTVKDGIPLINGLPVSNLSEGEQLDLCVDVALSKPNSLQIILIDGAEKLSDENRKRLYEKCAGKGLQFIAARTTNDNEMEIKYLC, encoded by the coding sequence ATGAAAACAACGAAAATCAAGATTAGGAACTTATTCGGGATATCCGAAACGGAGCTTGACGGAAAGAGCATTGAAATTACAGGTACAAACGGTGTGGGTAAAACCTCGGTAATCGATGCGGTAAGATATGCGCTCACAAATTCGTCGAACAGAGATTACATTCTCAAAAAAGGCGAAAACGAGGGCGAAATACTTATTGAAACCGACACCGGGCTTTACATAAACCGCAAAAAGAGAAGCGGACAAGCCGACTACAAGTCTGTAAAGGAAAACTGGAAAGAGATAAACTCGCCCGAAAGCTTTTTGCAAAAGCTTTTTACACCGCTTCAGATTGACCCTGTGGCATTTACGCAGATGACGAAAAACGAACAAAACAGGGTTATACTCGACCTTATAGAATTTGACTGGGATTTAAACTGGATAAAAGAAAAATTCGGCGAAATTCCCGAAAATGTAAACTACGAACAGAACATTTTGCAGGTTTTGAGCGACATTCAGTCGGAAAAGGGCGATTACTTCCAAAGACGGCAGAACATCAACCGCGATATGCGCAACAAGCTTGCATTTATTGAGGACCTTGCAAAAGACATCCCCGAAAACTACGACGCTGATTACTGGGAAAATTACGATTTGAGCGGTGCTTACAAAAAGCTTGCGGAAATAAATGCGGAAAACGGCAAAATCACACGTGCAAAGACTTTTCTCGACGGTTACAACGGAAAAATGCGCGGTATTGAGGCAGAAAAGGAAATTGCAATATCGCGGGAGGAAAAAGCTATAAACGACGAGCGCACAAGCCTTTTATCGGGCATTGAGCGAATGAAAGCTGAAATCAGAGCCTCGGAGGAAAAACTCGGCGGTCTTGAAACAAAGCTTGCCGACAAAAAAGCGCTCATAGAAAGCAGGTTTTCCGAGAGTGTTGCAAAGCTTGACGCCGACACGCGCATCGCAAATGAATATGCGTCAAAAACCGTTGCCGACACAACCGAACTTGAAGATGAAATAAACGAGGCTGACGCGATGAAAAGCCACATAAGCGATTACAGGAGAATTGTTCAGCTCCGTAGCGAAACGGACGAGCTTAAAAAACAGTCCGACAGTCTTACGGCGAAAATTGAGCTTGCGAGAACGCTTCCGGGCGAAATTTTGCAGACGGCTACAATTCCTGTTGAGGGGCTGACGGTAAAGGACGGTATTCCCCTTATAAACGGTTTGCCGGTGTCGAATTTGTCCGAGGGAGAGCAGCTTGACCTCTGCGTTGACGTTGCCCTTTCAAAACCCAATTCATTGCAGATTATACTCATTGACGGAGCGGAAAAACTATCTGACGAAAACAGGAAAAGACTGTATGAAAAATGTGCCGGCAAGGGCTTGCAGTTTATAGCGGCGCGAACCACAAACGATAACGAAATGGAGATTAAATATTTATGTTAA
- a CDS encoding PD-(D/E)XK nuclease-like domain-containing protein yields MLTNENYFSTENQLKYMGVSQFKAFEECEFGALAEIKGEYKREQTVSMLVGSYVDAHFEGTLDIFKAKNPQIFKKNGELLSQYVHANEIISHIERDKLFMQYMSGKKQVIMTGEIEGVPVKIKIDSYLPDKIVDLKIMKDFAPVYKEGQGKLLWFEAWRYDLQGAVYQEIVRQNTGKTLPFYLAAATKEGVPDIDIIEISQSALDFELNRFKEKITYYDAVKNGFIEPRRCERCNACKATKILTEAKKSEDLADEYC; encoded by the coding sequence ATGTTAACGAATGAAAATTATTTCTCAACCGAAAATCAGTTAAAATATATGGGCGTGTCGCAGTTCAAGGCGTTTGAAGAGTGCGAATTCGGTGCGCTTGCTGAAATTAAGGGCGAATACAAACGCGAACAAACGGTGTCAATGCTTGTGGGTTCATACGTTGACGCGCATTTTGAGGGGACGCTTGACATATTCAAGGCGAAAAACCCGCAGATATTTAAGAAAAACGGCGAACTGTTATCGCAGTATGTGCACGCGAATGAAATTATATCGCACATTGAGCGGGACAAGCTTTTTATGCAATATATGTCGGGCAAAAAGCAGGTTATTATGACGGGCGAAATTGAGGGTGTTCCCGTTAAAATAAAGATTGACTCTTACCTGCCCGACAAGATTGTAGACTTGAAAATTATGAAAGACTTTGCGCCCGTATACAAAGAGGGACAGGGAAAACTCTTATGGTTTGAGGCGTGGCGCTACGATTTGCAGGGCGCGGTGTATCAGGAAATTGTAAGACAGAACACGGGAAAAACTTTGCCGTTTTATCTTGCGGCCGCTACTAAAGAGGGCGTTCCCGACATTGACATTATAGAAATATCGCAGAGTGCGCTGGACTTTGAATTAAACCGTTTTAAAGAAAAAATTACATATTACGACGCGGTAAAAAATGGATTTATCGAGCCTCGCCGATGCGAAAGGTGCAACGCGTGCAAGGCGACAAAAATTCTTACGGAAGCGAAGAAATCGGAGGATTTGGCTGATGAATACTGTTAA